The genomic window GTTTGCTGGTTTTCGCCCACCGAATGAACGGTCTTTCAATCGCGTGGTAGGTCAATGCCGCGATCGGGATCGAAATGAGCAGTGTTATCACCATCATCCGCCCGCCCTGCATGTCAAAGTCCCGTAACAGCCGGATAATTGGATAGTGCCAGAGATATAAGGAGTAGGAGTAGAGGCCGAGCGACGTCATTGGCCAGGAGGTGAGAAACGGTTGCAGTCTATCGGCAGAATTCAGTGCGGCCAGGATCAACGCGAACGCGCCAATTTCTGCAATGAACCCGCCGGCTGACAAACTGATTGGAGAGCCCCAGCGCAGTGCCGCAGCCGCTGCAATCAAAATTATCAGTGCAATCAGTCCACATGACGAAGACTGTTTCATTTTTTGCGGACCTAAAGTCGCTAATACGCCGCCCAAAACAAGCCCAGACAACCTCGTGTCAGCGCGATAATAGACGGCTTGCCATTCTGCCGTATGGATGGATGCAAATCGCCAGCCCGTTGCAATAACAAATATCACCATCAGAATGATCAGTAGATGACGGTCGCTCAGTCCTCGACTGTAGATGATCAATATGGGCCATGCGAGATAGAAGTATACCTCCACGGAAAGTGACCAGGTATGCTGCATAAAATCGGGCGCATCGAAAATGGCCTTGGAGTAGCTGCTGAGATAGAAAACGCTCAAGAGAAATTCTTGATCCGGTCTTAAATGCGACCAATAAACAGCGCCTAGAAGCACAACCACCGAAGTGACAAAAACCAGAGCGGGCCAAAGCCGTGCTATCCGCCGGACAAAGAACGACTTCAGGTCGATCATTCCGTGAATCTGCAATTCAGAGCGGAGTGCGTGGGTGATAAGATAGCCGCTTAACACGAAGAATATGTCGACGCCGATGAAGCCTCCCAGCGCGCCGTCCATACGCGCGTGAAATCCCACCACTGCCAGAGCCGCAATGGCGCGAATTCCGTCAAGAGCAGGATAATGGATCCTGTTGTTCACCCAGAGTCTCGCCTTCGAGAGGATATGCTCCGCTGCACACTGAAATTGATCCTTCAGTCGAGAACCCTAAAATGCAGTGAATGGGATCAAAGGCCGTCGGTTCGAGACACCAGGTTTCGGTAGCTCTCAAGGCTTCAGATCGCGTGGGCATCAGAAACCCATATTCGATGACGCCCCTTCATCACCTTTGACGCGATAGCTTTTGCTCTTCACCCGATCATTCAATCCTGCGCCTTGCAGCCAATGCCACATAAGGTCTAGGCAGAGTGCTTCTCCCACTGCGCGAGACACGCATGCCCTTCCTTCAGTTCATTGCCGAGAATATGCGCTGGCTCGGTGGCGCATTTCTGCTAACGTTTTTTTCGAGCTTCGGCCAGACGTTCTTCATTTCGCTGTCGTCGAGCGGCATTCGCTCAGAATATGATCTCTCGCATGGTGAGTTCGGCGGGATCTACATGCTTGCGACGTTTGCTAGTGCCCTGACATTGCCGTTGATCGGCAAGACGGTAGATCGTTATTCAGCCGCCGCCGTGGCTTCCGTAAACATTCCACTTTTGGCATGTGCATCGATTGCCATGGCGTATTCGAATTCAATCGTCGCGCTGATCATTGTCATCTACGCGCTCAGACTCCTCGGCCAAGGTATGATGACACACAACGCCTTGACCGCCATCGGGCGTTGGTACGCCGCTCAGCGCGGTCGGGCGATGTCGCTGACCGTTATTGGACACCAGGCTGGAGAAGCGGTCCTGCCTATACTTTTCGTTGCGGCCACCGCTTGGGTAGGCTGGCGGTCGACTTGGCTAATGGCCGCCGCTTTGCTGCTTCTCGTGGGTCTCCCAGTCATCGTCAGCTTGATGCGGATAGAGCGTCAGCCGCGATCGAGCGATGGCGTGGTAAAGCGGGGTGCCGAACGTCACTGGACGCGGGGAGAAGTGCTTCGCGATCCGATTTTCTGGCTGACCTGCTTGGGCGTATTGGCGCCGGGTTTCATCGGTACTACGATCTTCTTTCACCAGGTCTATCTCGTGGAACTGCGCGGCTGGTCGCTTACGGTATTTGCAGGCTATTTCGTCGCCATGTCTGCAATGACAGTGACGTTCTCACTGATCAGTGGACAGTTGATCGACCGTTTCACCGCCATCCGGCTATTGCCGATCTTTCTGATACCGCTTGGGGCCTCTTGTTTTGTCCTTGCTTCGTGGGATGCCCAAATGTCTGGCCTCATCTTCATGCTGCTGCTTGGTGTTTCCTACGGCTTTTCAAGCACTTTGATGGGCGCAGTTTGGCCGGAGATGTACGGCACCCGACACCTCGGAGCGGTGCGCTCGGTCGTGATCGCGATTCTTGTCTTCGCGACTTCAGCAGGACCCGGACTGACCGGTTATCTGATCGACATCGGCGTTGCATACCCGACCCAGATAGCCGTCATGGGCGGCTACTGTTTTGTGGCGAGTGCGTTGTTGTTTGTGGTCAGCCGCCACATCATTGCTCGTAATCGTGCTCAAGCAGTTACGTGGGATGATTTGCCTGTTCGATAGGGAACTGTGTCTCAGTTCGCACCGGTAATGCGACGCGCTTATGGAGCCTAGCGATTGCGGCTTGGCGCATTCCGACCCAAATCTCGACCGTTTCCCGAAAGAATCGTGGACCTAATCTCGCCTAAAACAATGGCAAGTCCGAGCCTGCGGACATTTTCGAATGTGTCTTCAACCTGTGGCCCGTAGCTCGCTATCACGCCGAAGGCCCAGAACTCCCCCGATGCTTCTTTGATGTCTTTAAAGGTTTCGCTTGCTGAACGGCGGCTCGTCGAGCATTCCCCAACCGGACTGACCGCGAGCCTGCCTCAAAAGTACTCCCTTGACTTCCCCTTCCCCCTCCAGCATCAAGATTCTGGCGCATACGCATGCGCTGGGGCTTCGAAACCCCTGATAGCGGATCAGTATCTCCGGAATGATACTGGACTCCTTGACCTTATGGTCGGGGAGCCTGCGACGTATGTCCAGGTTCTCCGAACTAAAGGTCGCAGGGCCGTCTATCACGGTTTCGAACTCCCCGATCACCAGGATCAAGGGCATGTTCGCGGGGGCGCACCGCGGGCTTCTGTCCCCGGGGAGTGGCCGCTTTGCACATCAAGATACAGCTTTTCAGGGATGCTGATTGCCAGGCGATCGCCGGGTTTCGTGCGTCCTCAAGCGGGGAGATCGCCTGATGCCGCGGATCCGCGTCTGGACCCAGGAAGAAGTGCAGGCGCTCAACGCAGAGCGCGCCCGTGTAGCGGCGGAAGAGCTTGCCGAGCGTCGACGTCAGCGTGTGATCAGGGAAGCAGCCGAAGCTGAAGCACATGCGGCACGGCAGCAGCGGATGCAAGAGCAGTATGACCGGTACGAAGCGGAGCGACTTCATCAAGAGCGCCTTGAGGAAGCAAAGCAAAGGCGTCTCGCTCGTGAGCGTGCGGACGCCGCCGTGATCGGCCCTGGCCGCCGTGCGCTTGATCTCGACGATTAATTTTCAGGAAGAACATCAAGAAGGAGCTTCACATGGAATTGCTGCGGAGTTTGATGCGGGTGGCCAGGGACAACGAGGACCGGCCCTGGCCAAGCCGCCCCACTGTCACGCGTGAGGAACGCGACGAGGCACAGGCGCAGTTTCAGGTCATTTCGCGCCTGTACAACTTGCTCGTCCCGAATACGACAGGTTGTGGACCGACCTATCGTCGCTAAGCCTCAACGAAGGGCGCCGGCAGATCTCGGCGCCCTTCACCAATTATACGTTGTCAAACACTTGGAACTACATAAGGAAAGAGATTTAAGACTGTTGCAAGGCGTATTATTGCACGCTATACGATGGCATCGGAGCTAACAATTCCGTAGTCGTTCAGCAGCACTCACCCGACATCAGTCGACAGAGGGCATTTGAATGCAACTCACCGGATCAGGCGATCCGGCGGTTGCGTCATGCCCATGTGCTGCGTTTTCCTGCCTCTGCCTGATCCATCTCGTTGCCGGGCCTCGCGCCCAGATGTCGATGGATGAGAGCGATGGCCAATTCGCCGTCTTCAGGATCCAGGGCTTGCAAGCCGTCCGATGCTTCTGACGCTACAGATGTAGCCGAGGCAGCATCGACGCGGCCTCCCCGCCCTTCCGCCCAGTCCTCCTCATCGAAGCCCTCGCCGGCGTTGGTCGAACTCGTTCGACTGATGGCGCGCCAGGCTGCGCGCGACGCCTTTGCAACGGGGATCAACACACCCTGTGAAGGAGGCCACAATGGCTGACCGTTTTACCAATCCCCGCCAGCTTTTCTACACAATCGAGGACACAGCCGAGTTGCTGAAGGTCAGTGACCGCACTGTGCGCCGCTGGATCAAGGCCAAGATGCTGCCCGCCTTCAAGGTCGGCAGCCAGGTTCGCATTCCTCGTGCCGACCTGGAAGCCTTCCTTCAGGCCCGCCGCTACGGTCTTGGCCTCAATGTCCTCTAAGGGCCGCTCCCGTCACGCTTTCCCGAGGTATCGGGAAAGCGCCTCCACCAACTTTGGGTTTAAATTCACGTCCCTTCTTTCCCGAATGTCAGCCCCTGTCCGCAGCTGTCTCCCGACGGCCGGTCGTGGCCTCCCGACAGTAGAGATTTCTGGAGCACAAGGAGCTTCTTGCCATGTACGTTGATCAGTACTCGATCATCAAAAAGCCGATGACGCTCGGTGACGTCGTCACGCGTCTCGAAGCGAAGACGGACCTCTCCACGACCAAGCGTCGCGACCTCGTCAGTGCCGTCCGCACGGCAGCACGGTTGCTTCATCGCAGTCCTGAAGACCTGCCGGCGAGCGTCGAGGATCTGCGCAACCGTCTCGCCGACATACATCCTGTCCAGGCGTCGATCTCGCTCAAGCGCCTCGCCAACGTGAAGTCGGGTCTCGTTGCCGCCATCGAGATGACCGTAACGACCTGTCGCATCCGCAAGCGTCAGCGTCCGCGCTCGCCGGCCTGGGCGACGCTCGTCCAGTCGACGCCGCAGAAGTGGCAAGCCTACACGCTGAGCCGCTTCAGCCATTTCTGCTCGAGCCAGGGGATCGAACCGACGGACGTTTCGGACGACGTGCTGGTGCGGTTTGAAGAGCATCTTTCGAAGGAGGTTCTGACCAAGAAGCCGGAGAAGATCGTGAAGATCACCCGCCAGACCTGGAACGGTCTCGCCGAGCGCGTTCACCCTGAACTGCCTGCGCTGACGAAGCCGCCGAGCCGGCGTGTCCTCACCCGCGACCTCTCCACCTATCCGGCGAGCTTCCAGGCGGATATCGAGGCCTGGATCGCACGCCTCGAGACCGTGGACTTTCTAGAAGACGACGGGCCTGCCAAGGCACTGCGGCCGACCAGCCTTCGCAACGTTCGGGCTTGCCTGCGCCAGTTCGCCGATGCTCTCGTCAAGAGCGGTGTCAAACCGGATGAGTTGCTGGGGTTGTCCGACCTCGTCGACCCTGAGACCGTCAAGCGGGGGCTCCGGTATCTGCGTGAGCGCGACGGCGGCAACCGGCCGTCCCATCACACCATCATGGCGCAGCTGATCGCGGTCGCCCGCTATCATGTTCGCGTGTCTGGCGACATCGAGAAGGTCCTCAAGTCGATCCAGGCGAAGGTCTCCGTCGCCTATGACGGCATGACCGACAAAAACCGCAACCGCCTCGGTCAGTTTCGCGACGAGCGCAATATCGATCTTTTGCTCGACCTGCCCCGCCATCTCGTCAGCAAGGCCGGCAAGGTCAAGGATGCGGGCCGCAACCAGGCGCTGATGGTGATGCATGCCGTAGCGATCGACATCCTGCTTGCCTGCCCCATGCGGATCGGCAATCTGTCGTCGCTGTCCATCGACCAGCATCTGACCTGGCGCGGCGAAGGCCGCGAGCAGCGGGTTGCGATCGCAATCCCCGGATCGGAGGTGAAGAACCGGCAACCGATCACGATCGACCTCTCGGTCGAGACAAGCAAACTGCTCGATCGCTACATCCATTCCTGGCGCCCGAAGCTCGAAGGCTCGTCCGGCAACGCACTGTTTACGCAGACCAATGGCAATGCGCGGACCCCTTCGCGTTTCGGTCAGGACATTTCCCGCACGATCAAGCGCGAGACGGGCATCGTCATGAATGCCCACCTCTTCCGTCATCTCGCAGCGCTGCTCTTTCTCGACAAGCATCCTGGAGAGTACGAGACGGTCAGACGCCTCCTTGGACACAAGAACCTCAACACGACGACCAAGTTCTACGCCCCTTTCGAGACCTGGCGGGCGACGGAGCGCTACGAGACCGAAGTGCTTCAGGTACGGAGGGCAGTCAAATGAGCGCGCCTCTGATCATGAAGTGGAACTTCTGGCCGAAAGCCGATCGCGATGCCTGGGCTGCTCTGTTTCGGCAGGGGGAGGATCATTTCGATGAGGACGGCGCCGGTTGCGACTGGGCCGATGGCACGCGTTCGAAGTTCGAGCAGGCTTATGGCCACTGGCTGTCGTTCCTCGATCGCAATCGTCAACTCGACGATCGTGCGCCTGCCGACCGCATCTCCATCGAGACTGTTTGGCTCTTTAAGCAAGAGATGGAAGCGCGCATCTCGGGACGCAGCACGGCCGATCGCGTCAAGGATCTCTATGTTATTGCAACTGCACTCGACCCCGACCGTGACTGGACGTGGCTGAAGAATGCGTCGAACCGGTTGCTGCAGCTTCATCCCCACGAACTGAACCCTCGCCGGAGTGTAACCGCTGCCGAGATCGCGGCTTGGGCAGATGCCGAGATGA from Georhizobium profundi includes these protein-coding regions:
- a CDS encoding helix-turn-helix domain-containing protein, which encodes MADRFTNPRQLFYTIEDTAELLKVSDRTVRRWIKAKMLPAFKVGSQVRIPRADLEAFLQARRYGLGLNVL
- a CDS encoding acyltransferase family protein, which gives rise to MNNRIHYPALDGIRAIAALAVVGFHARMDGALGGFIGVDIFFVLSGYLITHALRSELQIHGMIDLKSFFVRRIARLWPALVFVTSVVVLLGAVYWSHLRPDQEFLLSVFYLSSYSKAIFDAPDFMQHTWSLSVEVYFYLAWPILIIYSRGLSDRHLLIILMVIFVIATGWRFASIHTAEWQAVYYRADTRLSGLVLGGVLATLGPQKMKQSSSCGLIALIILIAAAAALRWGSPISLSAGGFIAEIGAFALILAALNSADRLQPFLTSWPMTSLGLYSYSLYLWHYPIIRLLRDFDMQGGRMMVITLLISIPIAALTYHAIERPFIRWAKTSKRRLAHQV
- a CDS encoding site-specific integrase; protein product: MYVDQYSIIKKPMTLGDVVTRLEAKTDLSTTKRRDLVSAVRTAARLLHRSPEDLPASVEDLRNRLADIHPVQASISLKRLANVKSGLVAAIEMTVTTCRIRKRQRPRSPAWATLVQSTPQKWQAYTLSRFSHFCSSQGIEPTDVSDDVLVRFEEHLSKEVLTKKPEKIVKITRQTWNGLAERVHPELPALTKPPSRRVLTRDLSTYPASFQADIEAWIARLETVDFLEDDGPAKALRPTSLRNVRACLRQFADALVKSGVKPDELLGLSDLVDPETVKRGLRYLRERDGGNRPSHHTIMAQLIAVARYHVRVSGDIEKVLKSIQAKVSVAYDGMTDKNRNRLGQFRDERNIDLLLDLPRHLVSKAGKVKDAGRNQALMVMHAVAIDILLACPMRIGNLSSLSIDQHLTWRGEGREQRVAIAIPGSEVKNRQPITIDLSVETSKLLDRYIHSWRPKLEGSSGNALFTQTNGNARTPSRFGQDISRTIKRETGIVMNAHLFRHLAALLFLDKHPGEYETVRRLLGHKNLNTTTKFYAPFETWRATERYETEVLQVRRAVK
- a CDS encoding MFS transporter, which produces MPFLQFIAENMRWLGGAFLLTFFSSFGQTFFISLSSSGIRSEYDLSHGEFGGIYMLATFASALTLPLIGKTVDRYSAAAVASVNIPLLACASIAMAYSNSIVALIIVIYALRLLGQGMMTHNALTAIGRWYAAQRGRAMSLTVIGHQAGEAVLPILFVAATAWVGWRSTWLMAAALLLLVGLPVIVSLMRIERQPRSSDGVVKRGAERHWTRGEVLRDPIFWLTCLGVLAPGFIGTTIFFHQVYLVELRGWSLTVFAGYFVAMSAMTVTFSLISGQLIDRFTAIRLLPIFLIPLGASCFVLASWDAQMSGLIFMLLLGVSYGFSSTLMGAVWPEMYGTRHLGAVRSVVIAILVFATSAGPGLTGYLIDIGVAYPTQIAVMGGYCFVASALLFVVSRHIIARNRAQAVTWDDLPVR